AATGAGCAGGTGGAGGGTCTGGATTAGCCACAACATACCCAGACAGCCTTCAGGGCAGCCTGACCTATGGGATGATGGGCTACCCTTTGGACAGTAGCTACTGGGTCAGGGAtgtccaatatttttttaatgaaaattttaatttatttattgattttgtgaggggggggagaaagggagacatTGATTCTATTGCTCTcttattttatgcattcattagttgattcatGTATGTGCTCTGAATAGGGATCAAAtccgcaaccctggcatatcaggacgatgctctaaccaaccgagctacccagccagggcctgggtgctcATTTTGATCCATGTTGTCAAGTAACATGGCACTTAATTTAAGCAAATGTCTTCTATTGCTATGAGAGTCAGAGCTGCTGTCTTCTTTTAAAGTCATTGCTGTGGTTCTCGTGTCTAAAGAAGATGCCCCAACTGTGCCAGGAATGTGGCCCATTACATACAGCGCCTCCTGCAGGCAGAGCACTGACCTTGTATGTGAAGGCCTTCCAGGGCAGGTGCGCCACCGACTTCATCTGGGGACAAGGAGACACGTGCAGGTCAGGGACAGGGTGCACAGAGTACATGGGCGACCGTCCAGCTGGGGCTGTGTCTTACCTTGTAGTTCACAAAGAGCTGGGGCAGCATGAAGAGGAAGCCAAAGGCGTACACCCCTGGGGAGATAAGACATGGCTGAGAGCATGCATGGACTATGCCATCCTGACAGCCCCAGAGCTTTACATCCACGGCTTTCTGGCTGGCAGAGTGACTTCAGAGAGCAACATCCTTTTCTTCAATCACCGTAAGTCTCCCCCACAGGGGCCAAGTAGTGTGGGGGCTGTGAGGCCAGGGTGCCCACCCCACGTGGTCCCCTCCGGAGGCTATGGCCAGGTTTGAGATCCACACCCAGTGAACATGGCATACCGGGAGCCCATCCCATCTGCTCTGTGCCCTTAACTGCCTGCGGAGACCAGTGCTTTGGTCAGGGCCAGCCCCGGGCTGGCAGGCCCCACACAGAGCTCCATGCTATAGGGTTGCGGCTGTAGTTGCCCTAAGGAATCGGATGTAAGAACAGCGTGTTTACTCTTTAGGTTTTCATGCAGAGGAAAAGAGACCTCTAAGGGCTCTAGTCCCAGGAAGCCTGCATGGGCCTCTCGTAGGCAAATGGGCATCCTGAGGCCCAGCCGAGTGCACAGGGCCTGACAGGGTAACCTCATGTTACAGGAGCAATGAAAAGGTACCTGCTCATCATGCCGTTACCAGAACAGAAAACCACATGACTCACCATTGACGAAGCTGTTGATTAACCAGGAGTACCAACTGAAAAGGAAGAGAGCTGTCACTGTGAAAGGCTCGACTTCCCTCTCATCAGTGTCTGTTTAAACTGACAACCAATTCTtttgtgggaactctctgtaaACACCAAGCTTTCCCAGGAACCCGTGCCAAGGTGTGGTTACAGTTCCTGGAGATACTCTGCACATTGGAGGCCCTGGACCCTGGTCAGATCCCTGATGCTGCAGGGGTGGGAGACTCTACACTgaacatgtcaaactcatggctggtgggctgcgagtttgacatgcttgctctataCTGACATTGTCCCTCAGAACTGCCAGGCAGATGGAAaaaccccaggcccctcccaagCCCCTGCCACCCCGAACACAGCAGCCACACACTGCTACCAGGTTTTCCCTTATCAAACGCATCCAACTTCACCCTAGACACCAGTGCTGTGGGTACCGGCCTATGTGCCCGATGATCTGAAAAAAGGGGAATGGGGACACCCCCATTTCAGCTGTGTCTCCAAGTCCGAGGCTACTCCCATGTGCGTTCCCAACCCCCGACCTCCTGCTTTCCACAATGCAGATGAGATAGAGTCATAGAACTGGCTAGTCCGTAGTCCCCACAATGGCAGGCAGACACGGATAGAGGCTGAGGGGCATGGTCTGCATGGCTgccagaataaactggtgatagTGTGGCAGGGGAAGTTCTAGTGGTGCCTGTACCTTTTATACTTTATGTTCAGCAGTGAGTAGACGGCGCCCCCGATGCACAGAGGGTAGAGCAGATAGGACAGGTACTTcatggcctgcagggaggagAGTATTTCCCGTTAGAGCCCAATCCTCAAACCTCTGTTAACGTGCACTTCATGCAACTAACTCACAAGgatggaaaataaacaaacaggacaAGAAACGGACACGTGTGGACAGCTGTCTGACCTGTGTGATGTTGTAACGGAGGACACATCAGTGTGCGTTTATCAAACCTACAGAACTCAGCACCCACAGCTTACTGATGTAGGCGGTGATGTCCATAACACTGGCACGCTCAAAACAAACTAGCTTACGACAAATGTGAATAAATGTTGTGGATAAAAATCTGAAGAAACTTTCCTAGGATTGTGTCAAGACTGCTATCTAAGTCAACGCGGCTGTGTCCTTGAGTTTATTCTGATTTGGATTTTATCGTAACCTCAATAAAAGTTAGAATGCAGGCTGATGCTTATTAGCCAATAAATATACCCATTCCTGTATAGGACATGCTGTACGGTCATACTGCAAACTGTGGCTCCCTCACAGTAGCTCAGCACACGGGCCTCCCTGTGGGGTCGCCCAGGTCTAAGCGACAGAGCGAGCTCACAGCAATCCCAGCAACCCCCAGGGGACAAATCTGCTTATGAAAAATGTCCTGGGAGACAGACATGAGGACACCTGCAGGGACCAGAAACAGGGAGAAGACACCTGCTGGCCCCTTTTCCAAACCAGAAAACCACTTGGGACCGTGACCACCCTCCGAGGAGATGGTCTTCCTGTGCTAGGCGTCACAGTCAGGTGCTCAGTGACTTATCTGCTGGAAATGCACGccccatccccccatcccccagcccaCCAGCTGCTCACCTGAGTGTCATACTCCTCGGTTTTCCTCTCAGACTCACTGTAGGCACCAAACTGTTGTAAAATCCAATACAATCATGTTAACTAAGTGACTTAAGGCAGGTGTCTGAGCATGACTTTGTTAGGACTGAAGGGGTGATAGGGCTGTGTGCTGATCGATAGAGATGCCTGGCCTGGCCACACTGTGTGAGGTATGACCCCTCCATCAAGGCTGAGGTTGGCATGACCACACACCTCCCTCCACCAGAAGGATGAGCGGGCAGCACTTCTGCTCCACTCTGGCCTGGACCCTGCACCACACCATGTGTCCATGTGGTGAGCAGCCTTGTCCACATGTGTCCCACCCACCCGGCTGCTCCATTCTTCCCCTGGTGGTGTTTTCAGTGAAAACACTTGCTCTGCGCAGATACACTGACAGTGCACTTAGGTCAGGAGACCAGGAAAGGAGGGTTTACTGGTCTAACTTAGAAAACATTAAACTGCACTATCTGCTGAGTttcctgtccttggtctgtttGGACCTGGGTATGGGAGGGTCAAAAATCCCTCAACTGAAGTGAGTCAGAAGGCACAGTGAGCTTCACGCCTGTAAACCTCAAACGCTGCTCAACTCCCAGCCCTGATCTGGGAGGGAAGCTCTCGCTGCCCGTAGCTGGGACAAGTCCTGGGCTGTGGCCGGCTATTTGGGGAGCTGGCCTGAACTGCCCACAGGACCACGGGAGCTGTCAGACCAGCGTCCCGTCTGGTGTAGAGGAAGCTTGCCTCTAGTGCAGGCACTGCTCAGTCTGTGATTGGGGCGTCCCATGGGAATTAGCTGTGATCAAGGAGCCAATGATGGCTCTGCCGGGAGAGGTGCTCCATGTCAATGCAGGACAGTCGCATGCTCACAGGGTCCTGCACCTCACTGGGTGCAGCTATGAAATGCACCAGCAGACAAGCTGGTGCACATGCATAATGGGAGGTCTAGAGGGAAGCAGATGCGTCGACAAGAGGGAGGAAGACAAAACCCCTAGAGAACACAGCAAAAGCACTCACCTGAAACTTGGGCCTGAGGCCTCTCCAAACAACAGTCATTTTCAGAGCCTTTTTCACTTTCCACAGCTGAGGAAAAACAAGAAGCCGACATTTATGATTCTAAGAGCAAGGAGATGCCAGAACTCGTCACTCGAACCCTCATGGACCAGGCACCTGCCTGCTCAAGCCCAACTGGGTTAGCTCACAGGCACAGGCCCTGGGTCCTCACCCCGAGCCCACATGCCACCCAGCAGCTTGTCCCCATGTGGATGCCATCACCACCTATCAGCACTAACAAACCAGCCCTCAGCCTGCTGCCCTCCTCTGGGCTGTCTCCTTCCCAGCTGTGTGCACTTGGTTGGCTCACCACACCCTGCCTGTGTCTTTAAATTCACCCTGGCACCCTCTTCTGGCACTGGAAGGCCCCAGCCTCCGCTCAAGccttgtgtttttggtctctctGGAACCCACGCCCCACTTGCTGCCTCGCTGATAAGAGAGGCGTCACGGCCTTAGAGAGCAGTGTCTATACTGCGGCCGTGGCTCCGGGAGGGTCCTGGCTGGCGGCCTTCTTCCACGGGCACGGAGAGCACAGTTCTTGACTTGACACCACGTGCGAGGAGGGCTGCGACTCGCAGAGCAGGATGTGCAGGCTGCCGCCTCCCTCCATTCTTCCTGCGTCCCAACTCCACCTTGGTCCTTGAGGACTGGTCCCAAGCCTGCCTGCCCCACAGGGCTCCCTTTCCTGAGCCCCACACAGCAGGGCCGCCACAGGGCATTAAGCTCTTGGAGCCCACACCGCATACTTCTGCGTTCAGTGGCATCCAGCACAGCACGAACCACATGGAACTTTAAACATGCCAGAATACATTCTGCAATAGGTGTGATGAGCTGGGgccttttaataataaaaactgcAAGGCCACCTGAAAGACCTTCTGAATTCTCACTTTGGTAAACACTCGCAGCAGTTGCGTCCCGGCCTGCCCATGGAGGTGGCCCCATGTCACTCGGGCAGTTACGCAGGTTCTGACTGCACTGAGCACCTGTGCCCAAGGACCATGGCAACTCAGATGACAGCTCACCTCGATGGCGGCTCCAACACCCGCGGGGACCAGGACCAGCAGGCTTGTCTGCTCATCCAGCAGGAACAGGAAGATGACCACAGTGCTGAAGCAGCGCCAGAGCACTGGGGACAGAGGGTGGGGGGGCTGCTGAGGGGGGCCACcaccccactcacacacacacctacacacgtACAGACCACAAGCACCCAACCCTCCCACCCCGGCTCACACACACCAGCACATGCACAGCCCTGCTCCCACATACCCATCCCACTCACATACACCTGTATTAATACAGCCCCACATACACCTGTACATAGATACACCTGTATATATAGAACCCACACGCACACCTCCACTTGACTAAAAAACACACTTGTACGTGTACAGCTCACACATGCACATCCCTGCCCCGGCTCCgaacacacacatatgtgcacacacgtGTGGACTACAATATTTCTCCCCCGTTGTCCATTAACAGTGAACAATAGGCCACACGCACGAAGGAAAATGATTAGAAAAGGCTCCAGAACCCAGCAGAAGGCAACCTCAACTACATAAACATGATTAAGTTACACTTgcaaacacataaacacacagCAAAAACACTGAGAATAATGGATTCTTGACTGGAATCATGACAATTTGCTTTCCTGTAATCAAATTACACTTTCTTGTTTTTACACCAATTCTATGATAAAGACATCTGCCTTTTAAAGCTGTGTGtaccctttttcttttaaagtcatGCTTTAGCCCAGAccggtgaggctcagttggttgagtgtcattccctgcactgagaggtcactagTCTGATGCCCAGTAGGGCCCATaactgggctgtgggctcagtccccagtaaggggcacgcaggaggcaaatcgatgtttctctctctccctctcccttccactctctctaaactcaataaataaaataagttgtaCTTTAGAAAACACTGTAGCTGACTGAAAGTGTCTGACTGCCTTAAATACTTCTCTTGGCAGCAGCGGCAGAGCCAGCTCTGCAGGGCGTTCACCAGGAgcactggcaggggggtggggggtaagatgCCCGCTGCCTTCCATGGGCATAGACTCAGggaccctccctctcctctcaccTGAAAAAGTTGGGAGCAGGCAGGAGGACTCGGCAGGGGAGGGGCATCCTCTCTGAGGATACCGAGGACAGGAAAGAAGAATCTGAGACACGGATGACAGGGGCAGGGGAGCACCCCAGCATCACAGACCAGCCACTGGGGAGTGTCATTCCCATGGGAGACACTCGCCTGGCTGACACAGACGGCACTAGGAACGTCACCAAGCCATCTTGGCTGTGTGGCCTCCATGGTCCTCTGTGCTCTGTGGACACAGGCTTGCACGACACTCACCAAGATCGTGGAGACAGCTCCCCCCGCAGTTATTACCATGTATGACCTAAGAGGACCCTCTGAACAGGAGCAGGGGATGGGGCCTGCAACCAGCATGCATCATAGACAATTATAACTTTAGGTTCCAAAACGAACATTCTAACCcatttttatagcagcacaatacGCTTTCGGAATGGGTCAAAAGTCCGAGGGCATCTACCTGCTTTGGTGGACATCCCAATcatgctcttctttttcttccagaAACTGATGTCATTTTTAAATGCCAGGAAATCAAACAGAAGCTGAAAAGGAGAGAGGACAGCAGTGTGCATCTATCTCCCGTGGGTTGGCAGGAAGGCACTGGACGCAGGTGAACCCCATGTCTCATGTACCGCGCTATGATAGGTGGGGTCACCACAACCAGCATCCCCGCCTGCACTGGCAGGGAGACCACAGGCGCCCAGATGTTCTCCTCCCCTCTCATGGCAACAGCACACAGTGTGTCCGCCTCAGAAGCACACAGGCTCATTCTGAGACATGACCTTTTGATAAAAATTGCTATTTTTCAGCAGTTTTGGAAAGTTTTAGCTGGACTGGCAGCTGAGTCGCAGGAACTCAGAACCAGCTATGGCTCAGCTCCCGGACCTGTGCTGCCTCACCTTCCCACCTGGACCTGAGTCCAGTACAGCCACCATCCAGTGATGGCTTTCCTCCACCAGCCTGGAGACCCCATGTTCAAACAGGGATTCCACAGAGGACTGGTGTTTAATGTTGTGATCGCCACAGTAAGGTTCATATAGTCATGAATACATTTCCGTGGTAAAGGCCTAGCACTCTGGCCTGTGGAGTCTCAGGTCCATTGGGAAGCAAGGGGCTGCCAGGTGAGACACCGCCGCCCGcggcccgcccccggcccccccccgccccctcccaccccgcagCTGAGGATGGCTGGCACCCTTGGAGCCACCACGCCCACCACGATCATCACCAACAAGGACTCAGTGGCCCACTCACATGAAATGCTGCGACAAAGAAGGTCAAAGCTAAGAAATACAAGTTGGTATCAACAAAAATTCCTTTCACTTCATCAGCATCTTTTTCTGAAAAccctgaaaaaagaaaacataatgcaAAATGGGCAATGTCAGCCTTAATTAATGTTACAAAGGTTTCTAACTGTTGTTGGTAGTAAGAGTTCACCTGAGCAAAACTATAGCACTTCAAATACTATGTTCTGAATAAAGCAAACTTTCAGGTAATCAGCAAGAATTTTTCAAAGACAGGACACTAGTGACCCTCTGATTAAAATTACATGAAGGAACCTGCACCACAAGGTGCGAAGGCTACCGAGTACACTATCTGGACTTGCAATtacagaacactgccacccagggtcTGGGTTGGCCCCCACAGCCTCACCAAACTGCTGCAGGGAGTACACGGCATCCTGCATGTGGATCCAGAAGCGGAGCCTCCCCAGTGAGATCTTGTCGTACGACACGGTGAGGGGCAGCTCGGTGGTGGAGCGGTTGATGACCTAAGGGGGGGACGACACAGTCGGAACCTGCCCACCAGGGCGCTCCCAGCTGCCAGACCCCACCCTTCTGCCTTGGTCGGACCACAGTGCACCCTGGGCTGCACCCTGCGCACGGACACTGCACCTTGTCCCCAAGTTCTGCACCCACCAGTCCGGGCACAGTGGAGGCTGAGGCTTCAGACCCAGGCCATGTGGCTGGTGGGCTTTAGATACTCCTACATCCTGGGCATGTTGGTCACATCGAGGCTGAactccccttttcttccctccccacctccctcctgtggGGCTCCAGCACCCACATGCTCTCCTCTCAGAACTGGGCAGGACTCCTCCTCCACACACTGCTCTGAGCTCTTCCTGAGGAAACTGCACCGCTCTCTGGACCTCATCCCTCTGCTCTTCCTTCCCGGCATGAGCGGCACCACCACATGCCAGGGACTAAGGACACGTGCCACTGAACCCCACACAGGCTCCTCCCCTGGAAGGGCTGGGGACACAACTGCTTTGCCCATACCCACAGGCCGAGTGCCCGGCACAGGCAGTCACTCCATCTGGGCTGGCAGAAAGCTCCAGGAAGAGGCAGCATTCAGGCTGGGCTCATGAGGAGGCAAAGAACTGAGGGTGGAGGCTGCCACAGGAAGGAAAGCCCAGTCCCACTGTCTAGCAGCATACGTGGTCACAGCGGTCAGATCCCAGGAGGGTCCTGAGCATACACATCAGTGTCACAGCCCATGCTCACCGTGACCCTTCACAGTGAGCCAGGCAACCAGACCAGGTCCAGCACCAGGCCACCCCATGCAGTGACCAGCCTCAGGCCAGGTGGGCAGCAGGCCAGGCCCGTCCATGGGGGCACCACTGTAAAGGACCATAGCAGGCAGCACCCCACACACCAGTGGCCTTGGTTGTTCTCCAAATATGGTATTCCTTCAGAGAAGCGGCTCCAAGTGAGACAAAGCATTAGAGGCAGAAGGCAGCCTGGGAAAAAGCTAGCTGCCTATACACAGGTCTGTTTCTGTGAACAACAGCCCTTTGAACAGCAGGCCTTTTACCAAACCACGCAGTGACCAGGATAACGCAGGTGCTCTGTGGATGCTGCCCAGATCCTTCAGTGGCCCAGCCACAGACTTGTCTCCCCTCACTGCTTCCCAAGTGCTCCCTGCCGTCCTTTTGAAGCCCTACACTGGTGTGGGCACAGGGGCCTGAGGAGAGGATGGCTCGGAAGGACGCTGCCGCTGGCCAGGAGCAGACACAGAGCACACCCATGCCAAGTGAAAGCACACACGAGCCatcagggcaggactgaggaggcAGCCACACTTCAGGCCACGAAGTGCAGAGGGGAGCGTGCTCACCATGAGGTCCTTCACCCGATTGCTGAGCTGGTCGATAAACAGGATGGGGAGGTAGTGCACGGTCTTCCCAAGCTGGATCCTGGGGGAAACAGTTTTCAGTCACTGTGAAGTTTTCTGTCACCTTAGATGACCTGAATGCAGCCCCAGACGCTGCATTTACCTGAGAAATCCCTCCCAGCACCTTCAGTTGCTTCTGGTTACAAGAGTCCCACGCACACCTTCCCAACGGAAGCAGGGGTCTCACAAGCTACGCTCACTGCTGACACACTGGGCACCAGGAAGACCAGTATGACCAGTTTATTTATGGGTAAATAGACCAGTATGACCAGTTTATTTATGGGTAAATAAACAGGGACCCGACCACACTGTGGAACATCATCCAGGGCATGAAAACATGCAAGAGGTCCCTCTGTGCACTGACATGAATGGTCCAGTGAGGCagtaagaacaaaaataaaaatctatctgATTTTCatgcctgggaggggtggggggccagaGGATAGGAGTGGAGGGGCTTTTTAATAAATACCTTCCACACCTTTCACATTTTGAACTGTGACTGTATCATGTATTCAAAAATAAGGTTTAAATTTACAAAAGGAAAACCCCTCATGACAATACCACAGGAACTATTGACAAATGAATAAGAACACTTATTATAGTAGCCACTCATTGATGCTACATGATGACTTGATAATAGGTCTTAACCTAACAGCAGGCTCCCCAAAGCCTGGAGACCCACACTAGTCTAAACAGTCAATCAATGCTAATAGTTATGCTTAACTGATAATGGCAAATGACAGTGACAAGatctaaatgtttattttattttattatattttttaaaaatttattgattgatttttttttagagaaaaagggagagggagggaagagaagaggggggaagagagagggggagagagggagagagaaacattgatttgttgttctacttatttatgcactcattggttgattctcctatg
This is a stretch of genomic DNA from Myotis daubentonii chromosome 4, mMyoDau2.1, whole genome shotgun sequence. It encodes these proteins:
- the CLPTM1L gene encoding lipid scramblase CLPTM1L isoform X1, with product MWSGRSSFTSLVVGVFVVYVVHTCWVMYGIVYTRPCSGNGNCIQPYLAQRPKLQLSVYTTTRSNLGAENNVDLVLNVEDFDVESKFERTVNVSVPKKTRNNGTLYAYIFLHHAGILPWHDGKQVHLVSPLTTYMVPKPEEVNLLTGESAAQQNNEAEKKPMSALDEPVSHWRPRLTLNVMVDDFVFDGSSLPADVHRYMKMIQLGKTVHYLPILFIDQLSNRVKDLMVINRSTTELPLTVSYDKISLGRLRFWIHMQDAVYSLQQFGFSEKDADEVKGIFVDTNLYFLALTFFVAAFHLLFDFLAFKNDISFWKKKKSMIGMSTKAVLWRCFSTVVIFLFLLDEQTSLLVLVPAGVGAAIELWKVKKALKMTVVWRGLRPKFQFGAYSESERKTEEYDTQAMKYLSYLLYPLCIGGAVYSLLNIKYKSWYSWLINSFVNGVYAFGFLFMLPQLFVNYKMKSVAHLPWKAFTYKAFNTFIDDVFAFIITMPTSHRLACFRDDVVFLIYLYQRWLYPVDRSRVNEFGESYEERPQQKPHTQ
- the CLPTM1L gene encoding lipid scramblase CLPTM1L isoform X2; its protein translation is MWSGRSSFTSLVVGVFVVYVVHTCWVMYGIVYTRPCSGNGNCIQPYLAQRPKLQLSVYTTTRSNLGAENNVDLVLNVEDFDVESKFERTVNVSVPKKTRNNGTLYAYIFLHHAGILPWHDGKQVHLVSPLTTYMVPKPEEVNLLTGESAAQNNEAEKKPMSALDEPVSHWRPRLTLNVMVDDFVFDGSSLPADVHRYMKMIQLGKTVHYLPILFIDQLSNRVKDLMVINRSTTELPLTVSYDKISLGRLRFWIHMQDAVYSLQQFGFSEKDADEVKGIFVDTNLYFLALTFFVAAFHLLFDFLAFKNDISFWKKKKSMIGMSTKAVLWRCFSTVVIFLFLLDEQTSLLVLVPAGVGAAIELWKVKKALKMTVVWRGLRPKFQFGAYSESERKTEEYDTQAMKYLSYLLYPLCIGGAVYSLLNIKYKSWYSWLINSFVNGVYAFGFLFMLPQLFVNYKMKSVAHLPWKAFTYKAFNTFIDDVFAFIITMPTSHRLACFRDDVVFLIYLYQRWLYPVDRSRVNEFGESYEERPQQKPHTQ